The sequence CCTGATGAGGGCTGATAAACATTCAATAAACTTTTTAAGAAAACGGTTTTACCAGATCCACTTTGTCCGATAATCAGGTTTGTTTTTCCTTTTTCGAAATTGGTTGAAATTCCTTTAAGCACTTCAACATCACCAAAACTCTTTTTAAGATTTTTTACCTCAATCATCAGCTTAATATTAATTGTGTTAAAATTAATTCGGAAATAATGATGAAAACCATTGTCCAAACCACAGCTTGCGTACTTGCTCTACCTACTTCCAATGAACCACCGTTTACAAAATATCCAAAATAAGAAGGAACCGTAGCTATCACAAATGCGAATACAATTGTTTTTGCAAATGCATAATAGATGAAAAGATTAGGCATATACATCTGGATACCGGTGATATAATCTGCAGTTGTCCAGTTCCCTGTCAGCATTCCTGCAATATAACCGCCACCAATACCGAAAACGATACTTAGTGCAATCAGAATAGGATTGAAAATAAGGCAAGCTATGATTTTTGGTAAGATTAAGAAGTTGGGAGAATTTACACCCATAATATCTAATGCATCTATCTGCTCAGAAACACGCATAGTACCAATCGTAGAGGCTATATATGAACCTACTTTTCCTGCAAGGATCAAACTAATAATCGTAGGTGCAAATTCAAGAACTAAAACTGCTTTTGTTGCATATCCTACAAATGACGTTGGAATCGGAAATGAAGAGGCATCAAAATTATTAAACATCTGGATGGCAACAACAGCACCCACAAATATGGATGTGAAAATAACCAACCCGAACGAGTTAACACCCAAATCATTGATCTCTCTCATAAACAACTTCCAAAAAACTCTCATTTTCTGAGGTTTTTGAAGAGATTTACCGATAAGAATCATGTATTCTCCTATGGCTGTAAAAAACTTTTTTAACATTCTGCTAAATTAGACTATTTTATTTATTTACTTGGCGTTTTTATCGCCTCCTACTACCAGTACAATGGTTTTTAAAATGATCACCAGATCAAGTACAAAACTCCAGTTTCTTACGTAAAAAGCATCGGCAAGTATTCTTTTATTCATCTCCACTTCTACGTTTCCGGAGTCTCCGCGGAAACCGCTTACCTGTGCTAAACCTGTAATTCCTGGATTTGCTAAACTTCTCAGTGTGTATCTTCCTATTTTCGGCTTATAATAATTGTCAACTGCTAACATGTGAGGTCTTGGGCCAACAATAGACATTTCGCCTTTTAAAACATTAATAAACTGAGGCATTTCGTCTAAACTCGTCTTTCTTAAAAACCTTCCGATTTTTGTAATTCTCGAGTCATTATCACTGGTAGTTTTTGTAGTAGATTCATCGTTAACAATCATTGTTCTGAATTTAATACAATTAAAAACCTCTTCATGAAAGCCGTATCTTTTTGAACAAAAAAAATAGGACCTTTTGAGTTTCTTTTAATTAAAATAGAAATTATTGGAAACAACCATGAACAAATCAAAACTAAGACCAATGTAGAAAACACAATGTCAAATGTTCTTTTTAGAAAGAAATTTGAATAATAATCTAAAGGATATTTTGCCTGATTTAAAACAGGTTGTGTTTCAATATATCCCAAATCATAATAGAAAAAGTTGCTTTTTGAAATATTGGGAACCAGCGATACGTGAACTTTGTGCTCTTCAGCTAATTTAAATAATCTCTTCTCTAATTCTTTGTCAAGAGCACTATCTGTTGGAATGAAAAGTGTATGAATTCCGTTGGTTTTCCAGAATTCGATTAATTCATTAAAAGAAAGATTAGAAGAATTGTAACTGAAAATTTTGTATCCGTAGTCCTTTCTGCCTTTCAAAATGT comes from Chryseobacterium sp. 3008163 and encodes:
- a CDS encoding MlaE family ABC transporter permease, which codes for MLKKFFTAIGEYMILIGKSLQKPQKMRVFWKLFMREINDLGVNSFGLVIFTSIFVGAVVAIQMFNNFDASSFPIPTSFVGYATKAVLVLEFAPTIISLILAGKVGSYIASTIGTMRVSEQIDALDIMGVNSPNFLILPKIIACLIFNPILIALSIVFGIGGGYIAGMLTGNWTTADYITGIQMYMPNLFIYYAFAKTIVFAFVIATVPSYFGYFVNGGSLEVGRASTQAVVWTMVFIIISELILTQLILS
- a CDS encoding sugar transferase, with translation MKFRTMIVNDESTTKTTSDNDSRITKIGRFLRKTSLDEMPQFINVLKGEMSIVGPRPHMLAVDNYYKPKIGRYTLRSLANPGITGLAQVSGFRGDSGNVEVEMNKRILADAFYVRNWSFVLDLVIILKTIVLVVGGDKNAK
- a CDS encoding sugar transferase encodes the protein MFLGENGSTDVLKDILKGRKDYGYKIFSYNSSNLSFNELIEFWKTNGIHTLFIPTDSALDKELEKRLFKLAEEHKVHVSLVPNISKSNFFYYDLGYIETQPVLNQAKYPLDYYSNFFLKRTFDIVFSTLVLVLICSWLFPIISILIKRNSKGPIFFVQKDTAFMKRFLIVLNSEQ